The genomic stretch AACATGAGGGCTCCAAATATATTAGGAATGTAACAGCACTTTGTGAAGCATGGTGGCCGTGCACCTCTTGCTTCTTGGACTTCTTATGTTGCCTGTGTGTAACATTTAAATGCTTTAAACTGTGGGTGAACCCCTCAAACACCAGTATCACCATAGCACAGCCTTCAGCAATGTTCGTCAGAGTATGCAAAGGTGGATGTTTGCACTGGGCCACACATGATTTAAGATCCTCACACATCAACTGGACAAACTCAAATTCAAGTGATTATGTCCCGGGCATTTAGATGGCAACAGTCTTAGCTTGGAAATATGTGAGGACAAATTAATTTCGGTGATCATACTCcacttgcttttattttccagTACCCTTTTAACATTCACTTGTTTCTGTATTCAATATGTCCAAATAGGCAACATGTGAAACAATGTGCAGACATTACCGTTGAAATTGACACCTTATTGattactgtttaaaaaaaatctaaaacataTTGGTGTAACATGGAACATGGTGCAAGAAAATCAGTGAAATGATAAATCGCACAAACTGTTAATCACGTGAATTTCGAAAATTTAGATGACGTTTAAGAAATCTTTGGttgtgaatttttaattttttgcctAATTGAAGAGGAAATCCATCTGGCTGAATACTCAAACTGGAGTAAGAGCTACATCAAAAAGGCCACAAGCTTATgtgtttaaaagagaaaaaatatgcgAGCTACGTTAAATATGGTGATAAGGGATATAATGCAACAGATGTGAACAGACTTCGTGTTGATAATTCTACACCAATGAGAGGCATAAGTGGTTACAATCTAATACGCAATAGTGCTTAAAAAGTGTTTGACATTGACCAAAATGCAAATTtataaaacaactaaaaattGTGCATCCAAAATATTGGCAGAGGCATGCGATAAAACTGACCTAATAACAATTTATAAGTTAAAGGGGAAGGAAAATGTTTAACTTACAGTAACAATATTTTCTTAAGTACAGCTGTGATAAAACTGACCAGCCAAAGGAAGTCGTAACAATAGAGCAGTCCTTCATCTTCTCACAAGAGAGTGTGGGTTAAGTATATTATTTCAATATAATAGGCATCAAGAAAGGCGGGAAGTTTTTCAAAGGTTATAAACATACCAGGATTCTATGGAAAAGGGCGTACAAACTCTTCTGATGCGACGTGAGGTTAAAACTGAATAAAGGCAATGCTTCTAGAACAAAATTCTCCCCCTAGCGCACTAGAGGTGTCTGTTTGAGAGAGATGAGGACAGAGCGCATTCGAGAAACATCCTTTGCCTGTTTGTTGGTTTTCGGATTGAAGTCGCAGAGGCGGGCTACTCTCTCCCATTCGGATCCTGGGCTGTCGCCATCGCTCTCTGCCAGGAAAGCCTCCTCTGATGCTCTGCAGGTGGGAGGGAAAGATATGAATGAGTCGCAGTGATAGAGGGATTTCGGAGCAGTTTCCATAACGGCAAACCCGTCTGAGCCAAACATGGTGCTCAACCACACAGTTCAATCACATGAACAGCACCATGCACATCATACACAATAACTTCATGCGTTTCTTTATATCAATATCAATCAAACACTTTGCTGGagacatgtttaatatttattacaacCTATGGCTAatgtaacaaataaatgcaaGAAATACCAAATTAGGCCttcaaaaaaacagacttttagtTGTAGTGTTTGGGGCATGCATCGGGTGTAAATCAACTAGCAGTAATTCCTGGGGCGGGGCATACAACATTAAAAAGCATAAGAGTTCTAAACCTACACAAAGCCTATAACATCAGAGTTAGGCTGTTTGTAGAAAGCCTTGTCAGCAATCCTAGACCGCAGGCAAGGCCAGGAAAGCaggaaaaagaaggagagaggagaacagTTTCAGTGTCAAACAACAAGCAGCGAAAAGTTAGTCTGCATTAACAAGATTATGTAAGCGACTGAGAAACAGTTCTAATGAGGGTGGAAATAAAAAGGTTCAGGACGGACTGAATACAGTCTTTCCGTCTGCTGTACTACACTGTTGCCAATCAACGAGCTTTCACAACGGCGACTGCAGACGGCTTTGCTGCTCCGCTGTTTTGCGGATGAAAACTGTGACGTTTGATCTCTGCTGTTTGCATTCCTTCTAAGCCAGCcagcttcctgttttgttttccaggcACACTGGACACACAGCTTTAGACTAATATCTCATCAGAGGATTGCCTCTCAGTGCTTTCACAGACACAGGGGGAAGAAACTGGCCAAAGCTAGAGCCACAGATGCAGAGTGATACCGTGCCAGACTTGGACAGAGTCTGTTGGAAAGTGTGAGAGAAGAACGGGGTTAGCTCGGTcaagaaaaggaaaggctgtattgtttttgtaagtATAAGGAGCCACCCTGACTGCGACCAGACTAAACTAACAatctttaaagctacagttggtcacttctatgaaaatattttttttttggtcatatttgctgaaactgtcaataTATTCTGAAAGACGTAGATGAGACAGTCTGTGAAGAAAATcacatccctcctcctcttctttctgcttctaatggcatttgctagaatcagTCGCGGCTCACcggaaacaaccaatcagagctgaagaGTCTCTAACGCGGCTGTCTGTCATGTGAATCAGTGCtcgtgaactgtggtcaaactaggcagaactgatcaaatatgaatcaagattctgttgctgcagtgcctatttctcaaatgttttcataaacacattttagtgtactgtttagctgtaacatgAGAAAGGTGGTCTGgctggtgttttgttttgcctcgATTGTTGCTAACATGGTGGCTGGGTCgcaaatgttctcattttacagctaaacaggacACTAGATTatattctgaaaacatttgaggtgagaaataggtaatgcagtgacagaagcgtgattcatatttgatcagtgctgcctagtttgacactATGACAGCAGCTCATGAGCAGTgtttgacatgattgacagctgcgttaaaGACTCCTCAAATCTGACTGGTTGTTCTCATTTATGTGAGGGAGTGCCATCAGAAGTGTAGACAGAGGAATATAatatttttcacagattatctgtctcatttagtgctgttgaatgtagtgacagtttcagtaaGTATGgcaacaatttattttttgtgaaagTTACCAGTGACAGCTTTAAGCAGAAGAGAGACTGACTTTTTATATACgcaataaacacatttgatgAGCAACacttttaaacatgaaactgctaCACCAATTGTACCAACATTTGATCCCTTGGTGCATAGTCAGACACAAGTGCTTCAATTTTCCACAtcacttattttaaaaaaatcaattacaaAATATCTACAACTCCAGCTAATATAATAAAGTCTTATTACTATAGTGTTCCTATTGCCACACGCTGGATCTGACTTGACATGTGCAGTATATATAATAGGCTCTTCCAAGAAAAACTACAATCTGCCAATACGACACTTGAGCTGTTAATCTGAATAAAATGTGTCCAGTGTAGCGATTACAGCACCATCGCATCATAATGACAAACCAACTGTTACTTCCCTGCACATTAACAGGGGACATGTCAGACACTAACCTGTTGTTGGCCTTGTTCTTCTCCATCTGCTCATTCTGGTGTACGTGCCAGTCCTCCAGCTCCTTTTTGGCTTTCTCTCTCCactctgcctctgctgccttGGATGCTGAGTCTTTGTTAGGGAGCAACATCACAGAAACATTATCAGAGAGGCCTCTAAATTGGGTACCAGCGTGACATGGTTAGATAGATTAGATGATGCGTAATTTGTCTTAAAGGTAAACTGCAAAATGCCAAATCAAAGTCATTCATTACAGCTGAAAACTAGGAAATGTATGATGAAGTATGATGTCTTTGCTCACCTAATGCTTCAAGGCGTGTCTTCTGCTCCTCCCTCCACTTGCGTAAACTCTCTGGCTCTTGTCTCTGAATATCCACCTGAGCGATGGCTGCATAGTTGTCTGTTGGGCCATTGGACTCCTGTTGGAGGACATAAAATAGTAACCATATTATTAACAACTACCTATTTGATCCAGATACTTGGTAGAtggcaaattaaaaacatgacatGCAAGACTGCCagtacaaaaaatatgtttgttaaatgatttgaaccaaaccaaacacacaaagacatatACTTTgcataatataaatataatttaagaATAAGGCTGAAGACATCTGTTAAGCTCACCTGAAACAGGTCCCCATTCACTGTGGCAGGCTCCTCTTCGAAACCGTCTAACATTGTgacaagaaaacaaagtttaatattaaaacaaacCTCTTTGATTTCTCCACTTAGCTGCTTTTCCTCGTCACCTGGATTAATTTACGTTCACTGAGACTGTGGCAGAGTCACTTCATTCTTAAGATAAACGTTACTGTAAGACCTGAGAAATGCAGCAGCACCTGTTCGGGCTCTTGTGTTGTCCACGCAGCTTTGTCAGTTAACCGGACAGGTTTTTCCGGAAAAGTAACGTTATCAACAGTTAGCCCCATAACGTTACTATATATAGCTAGAAGTACTCACTTGATCGAAATCAGTGTTTGCTAAAACGCTTTGTTGCACAGTTTGACATTTCTAACCTTTCAACGTCAGGAGGAAGTGCTGTGAATTACTAACGTACGTTGGTGGTGTGCAAACAAACGCACCACggtcagctaacgttagctaagctAATAAGCTAACTTTTCCTTTTAGTTTAACTGTAGACTAGCTGACTGTATAAGCTAACTGATGCTAATGTTGACGTGTAACGATGGGGTCATTGTTCCCTAACTGCTACCAGTCCAGTCCAAGTACCGGTAGGCACATTAGCTAGCTTTAGTTAGCTTGTTTGCTTGCTAGCCGACGCTGACATTAGCTTAGTCCCAAACTTACCATAGTTGTCCGGTGCCGGTTGAGACGGCTGTTCGTCCTCCGCACCTTCCAGCGCCCCGAAGCCTTCGCCGTCACCGTCGTTCTCTATCCCCGCTATCTCACTCTCCTGTTGGGCCAGGAAAGCAGCGGCTGGGTCCTCTTCGGTCGGGTGTGCGCCGTTGTCAGCCATCTTTCACAAAAGTGTTTACAAGTTTAACTGAGCTTGGGTTGGTTGAGCTAGCTTAAcgtcaaagacacaaaattaggCCACCGGTTCTGCAACGTTAATTcaaacaactttaaaaaaaatcctcaaataTAACCTAGTCCAGGTAGACTAGAGTAACCACAGGGCAAACGATTAAACCGTATGAAATGAACAATCTGAGCTTCGACTTAAGGCCGTTACTGATGATTCATGATTTCTTGACTTGCTCCAGCTACTGTGATGATGGAGCAGGGCAGCACCCTGAGGGTACCATTGCCTTTTGTTGCAGtttgtctccatctgctggccGGCTGCTGCATCGCTTTACCAGGTCCTTAGGTTCATTTCATCAAAAGCTATACACTAGGCCTACTGTAGTATATGGCTGCAGTATCATTTCAAAGTGATGTTTCAAATGTTACTGTTACTTGCACCTGTAGTAATGACAATAGGTCAAgccagggatactcaacttgcattgcctgggggccacttttgcagaATGACAGGAGGTCAGGGGCCAGTCAGCAGCCCTGCACATGTACATGttaataaacaagctctattttaatgcttttttatgcactctggcataAGTATATTAAAAGTATGAAAAAGTCCCCAGTGTGAATCAAatcatttccactgtgaattagaaaatagtTGGTGatagggctgcatgatatgcAAAAACAATCATATTGCAATTATTCTGAGAGATATTGGGATTTTGATATGAGTTGTAACTTTAGTGGGAatggtaatttttgcatttggttttcaaaaatgatgatgatgtgatctTTCCTGGGGTCCGTACCAAGGCCGGGGTGTCTCTGTAGCATTACAATGCTTCATTCGTAATGGTATGTTGTGATATATTTTATCTTCAtaaaaaattgcagctcctaCGATTTGAATATTGCACCTGACCATATTGCGATGTCAGTAATATTTTGAGTAATTGTGCACCCCTAGTTGGAGGGTGCACCCAGCACTCTATTGGGAGCCAGATTCCATAAATTGAGCTAAGTGTGATGTAGCACATATCATAGGCCTATGCAAAAAACTCAGCAGACAATTTGAACAAcagttaaaatattaaataacagTTGTAGCCGGTGTGTTAAAATAACACATATTTCCTCCCTGATTCATATTCATTAATATGTaatagtggatgggacatgttACTGTGTGCCATCTGAGAATCTCGTGTCTCGTGGACCCTTTCTGACCATAAGggactcgcaaacatgtcaagtttgtaaaataaacacgctatttttaagtacagtaaatttccagcacagaactttta from Epinephelus moara isolate mb chromosome 4, YSFRI_EMoa_1.0, whole genome shotgun sequence encodes the following:
- the cltb gene encoding clathrin light chain B isoform X1; the protein is MADNGAHPTEEDPAAAFLAQQESEIAGIENDGDGEGFGALEGAEDEQPSQPAPDNYDGFEEEPATVNGDLFQESNGPTDNYAAIAQVDIQRQEPESLRKWREEQKTRLEALDSASKAAEAEWREKAKKELEDWHVHQNEQMEKNKANNRIADKAFYKQPNSDVIGFVASEEAFLAESDGDSPGSEWERVARLCDFNPKTNKQAKDVSRMRSVLISLKQTPLVR
- the cltb gene encoding clathrin light chain B isoform X2: MADNGAHPTEEDPAAAFLAQQESEIAGIENDGDGEGFGALEGAEDEQPSQPAPDNYDGFEEEPATVNGDLFQESNGPTDNYAAIAQVDIQRQEPESLRKWREEQKTRLEALDSASKAAEAEWREKAKKELEDWHVHQNEQMEKNKANNRLCPSLARASEEAFLAESDGDSPGSEWERVARLCDFNPKTNKQAKDVSRMRSVLISLKQTPLVR
- the cltb gene encoding clathrin light chain B isoform X3, translating into MADNGAHPTEEDPAAAFLAQQESEIAGIENDGDGEGFGALEGAEDEQPSQPAPDNYDGFEEEPATVNGDLFQESNGPTDNYAAIAQVDIQRQEPESLRKWREEQKTRLEALDSASKAAEAEWREKAKKELEDWHVHQNEQMEKNKANNRASEEAFLAESDGDSPGSEWERVARLCDFNPKTNKQAKDVSRMRSVLISLKQTPLVR